The Cynocephalus volans isolate mCynVol1 chromosome 5, mCynVol1.pri, whole genome shotgun sequence genomic sequence CCCTGCTTCAACTGAgagccctgggggaggggaggggagtgaaCTGGGAGAAGTGTTACAAATTCaggtggaggaagaagaggaggaggaggaggaagaagaggaagaagatgagGACCAGGGGTCAGCAGCACTCTCGCAGACTCCTCAGCCTCAGAGAGTATCAGGTGGTTTTCCCCGTCCTCACGGATCCCACCCACTGCCCATATCTGCTACTCCCCGCAGGCTTCCAGAGGGTGAGAGTGTGCCACTTGAGCTTCCTGCCCCTTCTACCACACTGCCCCCCAAAATCTTCTACATTAAGCAGGAACCCGTCGAGCCTAAGGAGGACATATCAGGAGGTGGCACTCAGTCTGGAGGAGCAAAGGAGGAGACCAAAGTGTTTCCTGAAGGGGACACTGAAGGGAATGGGGAGCTAGGGTTCTTGTTGCCCTCAGGAGCAGGGGCAACATCTGGGGGAGGGGGTCCTTCCTGGAAACCAGTGGATCTTCATGGCAATGAAATCCTGTCGGGGATTGGAGGACCTGGGGGAGCAGGGCAGGCTGTGCATGGGCCTGTGAAGCTAGGGGGAACACCCCCTGCTGATGGAAAACGCTTTGGTTGCTTGTGTGGGAAGAGGTTTGCAGTGAAGCCAAAGCGTGATCGGCACATCATGCTGACCTTCAGCCTTCGGCCTTTTGGCTGTGGCATCTGCAACAAGCGCTTCAAGCTGAAGCACCATCTGACAGAGCACATGAAGACCCACGCTGGAGCCCTGCATGCCTGTCCCCACTGTGGCCGCCGGTTCCGGGTCCATGCCTGTTTTCTTCGCCACCGGGACCTATGCAAGGGCCAGGGCTGGGCCACTGCTCACTGGACTTACAAGTGACTGCTGAGGCCATACACTTACTTCTAGGACAAGGTAACTACTGCTGCTGATGGATACTTATCCCTCACTACTGTGGCACCCCAGTCCTGGATCTTGTAATCATTCCGAGAGGATAGATACATTATGGACCTCTTGTTCTTGGGTATGGGTCTCAGATTTGGAAACTCAGATTTCTTATCTCGCCCCAGGTTTTTGATAACCACCCTACAGGAAAGTGGTTTACAGGTCATGTCTTAATCGATCACTTGGCCTAATGGACTTTCTTTTTGTAGTGGTGATATACATTGAGGGAACCAGATTTCAGAGTAGAAGGTTATTTGGTgaaaaaagagagcaaaaagacataacaataaaGGTCTTATTCAGTGTCCATGAGGAGTTAAAGGAGCTGGTTTCCAACTAGGGATTTCTTTGATTCAGAGCTTGAGTAATTCAGAAACTAAGCTCTAAGCCTTCCTCTCCCTCATCATTGCTATAATGATGTGAGCAGAGTtctttttatgtacattttttgttgtatctttccagAAGCCCCTCAAATTGTGCCTTACTTTCTCACCAAtacctttttttttatatattgtactTGAGCACTTTAACAATTCGGGCATTCCATATGTCATTCCTAGAACTCTCTTTAATAGAGGGTGTTCCCTCAACAGTCTGTGCCTCTTGTCTACCTTTGATCATCACTGATAAGTCATATTTATTTGATTGATCACATTGATCACAGTGACTGTAATGTGACTAGTGGACTCAGGAGATGGCCACTGATCTAAAATGCTCTCAGGGTAGCACCACTGCTCTCCGAACAAGTTGCCATGGTCAGAGGAACTCAGGGCTGAGAAAGCATATGTTGAAGGCTAGAGAATAACTGCACGGTGGACTGTGCCACCTCCCTTTCCATCCCACCCACATATGATAAAGACAGCCCCTCTGTTGAGAACTGGAGGGGCAGATATTAGAATGGGGGCGAAGAGGGATTTGCGGTTACTTAATTTCTTCAAAAACTTTGCCCTGAAATTTAAATGGACAGTAGACTGGATTGAGTAATTAGGTGGGAGAGACAACATGAGAATAGAGCTGCAGAGACTTGGAAGTGTTCCTTATGTGGCTAGGTTATGTTGATGGGGGAAGAATGGGATGGTTTCACACTGGTGCAGAAAACACTCCTAGACTTAGGCTAATCTGCCACTGAATAATCtcaggtaagttacttaacctttgaGAGTCTGaactattactttttttttttttggtgaggtgGTATGCACTCCTAACTGGTTCTCTGTATTCATTTTCTAAAGGGGTTGGTTACATGATCTTTACCTATAATGTTCTTCGACTTCCTGTGTTATGTATAATGTTTGGTTGTTGCTTGATTCTATAAGCTTTAGTGTGTAGCGCTATACTAGACCTTGATTAATACACTGCCCTCAAAGAGTTCCCCATCTACTACCAAAGCTAGACAAACGATTACAGTGTAGTATGGTAAGTCGATGATAGTGGGCAGTACAAGATTCTTCAGTAGCACAAAGGAAGCTGAGTAAAGACCTCATTTTATAAGTCAGCAGAAGTTTCACAAACAGCCAGAGTATGGCCATAGGAGTGGGTGCCTGAAATGTTGTGGAGAGGTGAACACAGGAGTTGAACTGAGAACTAGAGGGCCAGGGGTGATAGTCTTCCCCAAAGTTTGTTCCTTGAAGGTATTAGATATGGCACTCAGAAGGGACTGTAAAATGTGACTTTGTGGCTGAGAAGATGAATTGTAGCTAAGATTTGTCAGCCTCCCAAAAGAGCCATCCCCATAGTAAGAACTGTGAACACATTGGGAACGGGCATAAGAAGGGAGTCTGCCCATCTTGGATCTACTGTCGTCCCACCCAACTGTCATTCTTGGCATACATTCTGTAGGCGGCTATGTCCTTTAGCCAGGATCCCTCAGTTGTAAGCAGTGGAAGCTAGCTCTGGCTAACTTTATCAAAACAGGAATTTATGGAAGGATGTGGGGGGGCTCCTGGAATGGAAGGAAGGGCCTAAGGATCAGTCTTCAGAAGGACAAGGCCTGAGTCAGTTCTGGGAGTCTATGGAGCAGGAACTCCTGGGCATACATTTTGGGATGATGATCCATTGTTGTTTCTTGTGTCACTCATTTCAAGATAaaaattttcaggagagaacTCAGCCCCATGTCCACTCTCTGGCCAGAGCACCTTGATCATATGTCCCATCAAGATAGCAACAAAGTGGGCATGGAATCCTGGGAAATTGAAGTCCTGAGACAGAAGAGTGGAGAATGGCTGCTATCTGGCTCACTGCAACAGACGCTCATCCCAGACTATCTCCATATGTTACCCATCTTGGGATCCTTAAAGCCTCAGATATACCTGGCACTTAGTGGGTGTTCCAGAAATGTTGAAGCTGCCCAACTTCCACCTTTGCCCATTGTTCTTAAGGCAGAAttgtttcctgcctctccttaATCCCCACAACACTTTATTACTTCTATCAAACCAATTAAAACACCTtgttagaggtttttttttttttttttttttttaagagatacaCAGAAAACGAATCTTGTGATGAAAGATTTTGGTTTAAACATACTTAAACTTATTACTctctctgtcctttcttccttACAGTGGAAGAGATGTCCCTTCTACTGTCCAAGACTAGTCCCATTCCTAGAGCCTTTACTCTTTTAATTATCCCCTCTCTATATAATCTTCACCTTTTCTGTCTCTGTAATTCCTTATTAGCATTTAACCATGCTCATAGGGTTGTGAGGATCAATACATACAGAATACTTAAAACAGTGCTTTGCACACAGTaatcactcagtaaatgttagctattactatGAGTGGGAGTAGTAGTTGCCATTTCCCCACACCTTTACTCGGATGAGTTCTGTCAGGGAGGGATcacatacaaaaggaaaaatattatcaGCTAAATTGGGAATGAGGCATGTAGTGCTCAGTGAGGATTAGatgttatcattgttattattacctGTCTCGTAAATGCTAGAGTTTTTCAGGGTGATTTTTATCTACTTTTCTGAGTTAAACCATTTAAATACTGATGACCTTTAgtttttacatctccagttttccTGACTTTCAAACCCACttggatttctttcttctttcctttcgtCCTTCAGTATTAAGTACGTGCTGTGTACCTGGCACTTATGAAAAGAGCAGAAGGCATCATGGGGGCTTGGATCCTGTTTTAAGAGACATGTTTAAACCAGCTATGTAGAAACTTCATAGACATCTCAAGCTCAACATGTCTCAGATACTCCATCCCACCTCTAGCTAGCTGTTCTCCATTGTTTCCAGGTTTGGTGATGGTTCCACCATTCACCCAGATGCCCAAGTTTAAAACCAGGGAGTGTTCCttgacatctctctctctcacctcccacACCTGTCCTACCAATGCTGTCTCCTAAGTATTTCAGATTGGTGTATTTGTTCATCCCCCCTACTACCAGTGCAGCATTCCAACTGGttctttgtcttctgtttttgtcTCCATGTTTCACTCTGTGTACTACAGCCAGAGTGATTTTTCTAAAGCAAATCATACTGTTTAACCGCTCTACAGCTTAAACCTTTCATTGCCTTCCTCTTGCTCTTTCATGAAGTCCAAATGAGCTAGTCCCAATTACTATAGTCTTGTTCCTTATTGTCTTTTCTAGGCCTCTGCCTTTTCTGCTTCTCAAGCTTATCTCTCTACCTAGTACAGTTGCTCCTGTCCCTTTATGGGATAATTCCTGCGCTCTTCAGATATCAGTTTTAAACATCACTTCATCTAGAAATCTCCCTGACCATTAGGCCAGGGTAGGACCTCTGCTGTGTGCTGTGGTACTTCCTCCCCATATCTTGCAATTTcctttattcagtaaatatttgcctGCTACCCACCATTACCCTTTGTGTGTGGGCACTGctcattttcaaaacatttttattgacaAAGTTAAAAACACAATAATTGAATACTGTTGTTTGTAATACAGGTCTGTGTTTAATTGGGGCTCAAAGTTAGTGTTCCCTGTCATCTAAATCAATTGTAAATGCTCGTGTTAATGCTGATCtataataagattttattttatttcatctttgaaaatgtctttacaCAGACAGGTACTGCCAAATACTGATATCAGTCCAAGAGCATATGATTTTAATTGGGCATATTCATTACTTGGAAGGCATTTATATTAGCATGTTTGTCTCTTGATGTTTGCCTTTTACCATGTCATTACATTGTAGATTAATCACCTCCAATTGAAAGGTAGAGGCTCTTCAATcacataattaaatgaaatatggaAATTTCCTTTGCACTTGCACTGAGATCCAAAAAACCTGCTGGAACTATAGTTTGAGCTCAGAAAATATGTCTGCTACAGACTTGTATGAGAGTGGAGatgttatttattgttttagcACAGGAAATATATAAAGCAGCTTGACTTTACCTGTAATTCAAACAACGTTAGAATTATAACTTTACTGCAGTATAAAAcagtataaaacagaaaaacaactttaCTGCAGTATAAGTTTCACATATAAGCATTCTGTTGCcttgtaattttaaattaaatttatcaaGAAACTGCCATATCTGCAACAAAAGCTAATTTCTAAAGCTGGTCAGTGTTTGGTAATAGTggttgtatcagtcagggttctcaagaaacaaaaccaatgggatgtgtgtgtgtgtgtgtgtgtgtatatatatatatattaagagattttaaggaattggcttatgtaaTTGTGAGGGCTGGCAAGTCTGTAATTTGTAGGGCAGGCCATCAGGCTGGAAACTCAAGCAAGAGTTAATGTTGTAGTCTTAAGTCAGAATTCCTTCTTTTTCAGGAAACCTCAATCCTTGCTTTTTAAGGCTTTTGACTAATTGGATGAGGACTACCAATATTATTGAGGGTAATCTCCTTTACTTATAAGTCAACTGATTATAGATGTTAATCACATCCACAAAACACCTTTAAAACAATATCTAGACTAGTGTTTGATCAAACAGCTGGGTACCATAGCCCATACAAGTTGACACATTAAGTTTAACTGTTTCAAGTGGTTGAGAGGTTGTAAGCTCCAGAAATCTGAATGAAACCGACACCATTAAGATATTGAACTCCAGTGTGGTAGGACAAGTCAGAAAATTCAGCTTCTATTTCTGACAAAAACTTACTGTCTTAGTTcaaactgctataacaaattaccatagactgggtggcttaaacaacaaacaattTGTTTCTCTCaatgctggaggctgggaaaatacaagataaaggtgccagcagatctggtgtctggcaAGGATTCCCTGGTTTGCCAatggctgtcttctcattgtatcttcacatgaaagagagaagcaagctctctctcatgtctcttcttataaggacactaatctcattcaggagggctccaccctcatgacctaattacctcccagaggccccacctccaaaaatcatcacattgggaattagaCGTTAATACCTGAATTTTAGGGAGACAAAAGCACTGAGACCATAGCACTGAGAATGGTAAGACCATGAGATGCAAATGAAGTTCACTGTTGACACACTGGTTCAATGCATGATAAATTCAAATGTTTTCTGCAGTATACATACTAATGAATAATACAGGCTTTAAACACCTTACATTTTTACATGCTTTGTGAATTTGCTCCACTATGCCTTTCTCTTTACCACCATCAATTGTTATATATCTTAGCAAGTTCCACTTCAGGTTGTTCTGAATTAGTGTTTTCTcaacttctttgaaaatattattgaatataattattCCATGCATACTACTGATAGTGGTTCATTCTTCAGTCACTGCAAACTCCACATTGATTCCTTGAATAAATAACAACTAAGCAGTGCCAGTAGCATTCATCCACTCATCAAGGACCAAGGGAAAACTTTTAGTCATTGGCCTTGTTTTTTGGTTGACTCTTGTTTACCCcatgtattagcccatttctgttgcttataacaagataccaggaactgggtaatttataaagaaaaaaaaatttattgcttacagtttctgaggcggagaagtccaaagttcaggcaacacatctggtgagaaccttgTCACTTGAtggcagtgacagcagagtatcacaaaATGGTATTGAGTATTGAGaatatggtggagcagagagactaacctcctcattcactctttttttaaagccctcagaaccatgcccatgaccaccatttttaatccattcactaccacatggtcctacaatctagtcacctcttcaaggccccacctcgtgattaccataataggatttcccacctccttaacagtcacagtgggaattaagttttggggggatattcaacccaaggcaccccAATGTCTTCAACTCAGAGCAGCTGTTCTTGCCAAATGGCTGATAGTCTTAAGTTTATTTTCTCTGGACACATTTCTTTGGCTTCTGCAATCACACATGATTTAATTAACTCACCATTGATAAATGTCTTTCCTTACTTGACTAATAAATGTGCCACTTGGACACTTTGCaacatcattaaaaaattttgtgtgtgAAGTTCTAGTGTGAtgagatatttctttttaaattttctaatttttctgactGTTGCTTTCTTGTGAGTTGGAAACATTGTGATGACTACTAAGTCTGTAATGTCAatgtatatttattcttttagcacAACTGTAGTGTCATTGCATAATAAAATGCTTTGCCATCTAATTCAGTAACAAAACAATCCACTCAACTGTGACTTAAAGtccacttctctctctttttgttttgacTTGATGGATATACActggtaataaataaataaaatgtcatggTACAGCAATATACATGGCACTTATCACTGTTACGTTATAACTGCATTCTGCAATTTTTAGTGCATTGAGCAGCCCAATTGACAAGAGCCGCCTATGATCTCTGTCTCacctactcaactctgctgtgaAAGCAGCCAGAAGTAATACCTAAACAAATCAACATGGCTATGTTCCAttaaaactttatgaaaaataaattatttatgaagtaaattattcattaaaaaacaatgaaatttgaCTTTCATATAATTTTGACATCACAAAAttatcttcttttgatttttttccagatacttaaaaatgtaaaagccattttTTAGCTTTAGGACCATACACAAACAGGTGGTAGGTCAGATTTTGGTTTGCTTACAAACGTGCTCTAGACTGTAAGCTCGATGAGGACAAGAACAAGCTCTCTTACTGCTATTTGTATTTCTAGCCCCTACCACAATGTCTGGCATGTGGTaggcacttggtaaatatttacttaatggaTGAATGGAGTGAATGAACAATCCACTGATATATAGGGACTAGGATTTAAGCCTCGTTTTGTCTGGCTTGAAAACACTTATGTCACATACTTCCATGTTATTAGTCTGAACTTTGGTTGTCTACACTGTAAAATAGGGGTAATAATACCCTCCTTACAAGGTTCTCGGGAGTATCAAATGGGTAGTGAATGCATTTTAGTATACTTTAATAACACTTTACTTTATAAAACTAGACATGAAATTCTTATACATGTCTTTTGTGCAGATATATGAGTTTCTCTAGGGCATTTACCTAGAAGGAATTACTAGGTTTAGATGGTGCTTCCCTTCCATCATATAATGTTACTGGAAGAAAACTTCCACGGATAAGGATAAAGACTACATGTCCCAGCTCCTCTTGCTTAATCTAAGTGGGGCAGTGTGCCTAGTTCTGGCTAGTGGAATATAAGCAGAAGTCAACTGTATCACTTCAGTACAGACGTGGTTGAGCATCCAGAATGCCTTTCCCATccattctctcttccccttctatAGTGACCTTGGAGGCCACATGGTGAAGATGGTGATGTCACAACATGGAAGGATCCAGGATTCTTGAGTCACCACTTGATGGCAAACTGCCCAGGAGAGCCAACTGGACTTtgagcaaaaaacaaacttttattgtGTAAAGCAGTTGAGATTTGGGGATTGATTGTTACAGCATTTGACTACCATGACCAATATACATGTGTTGCAAATGTATCTGtgctttgtcttttcactttatgatattttttacatagatattttgattttaatgcCATAGAATACATCAGTTTTTTATTGTATGGTTTgtgtttttgtgtctttttaaaagatctctctgaaagacaaaaaaatcaccattttgcagccctTAAGGAAATAACTGATACAGAAAGATCTTCAGTGGGTGAAACCATTACGTGAAAGGTTGATAGAGAACTTTAGCAAGATCAGGCTGTCATCACCTAAATCCTCTGATCTGTTCTTAGCTGCACTAAGAGTGAGAACAATCAGATATATACCTCCTGATGTGACACAACGTAAAGTACACAACACCAACTGTGAAGTATCATTGTTAGAAAAGTTCAGCCTTAATATAACCAATTTTTAGTTACAGGACGTATAGGcaggagaggaaaaaattaaataaacaaaattacaaagaaacagaaaaactgtgGAGTGTAGGAGACTAACTGATCCAGTTTATTCAATAAATCAATTTcctgaagagagagagatgattgtactaaattttaaaaggctTAAGATATATAACAACCAAATATATTGTGTTTTAAACAAACCAAATATAGATAGACATTTTTGGTACAATCAGGGAAATTGAAATATGGACTGGATGTTAGATAATACCAAGAAAGTATCATTAATTTTGTGAGATGTGAGAATGGTCTTGCAGGTAGATGTCTACATACTTAGGGATACAGACTAGGTAGGTAGGGTTTAAATGACATGAGGTTTTTGGGATTTCAGCAAAAAGAACGAGgtagagaaggaggaaagaactaaaaaaagaggaaagggaaaaggaataGATGATGTAAATGCGGCAGAtgcttaatatttgttgaatccaGATAATAAGTATGTAGGGGTTCATCATAAAATTCTCtctacatttgtgtatttttgaaattttcataatattaatttaagtatttttttctatcccAAGTGATAGAGATactctcctttattttcttctaaagttttaAACTTGGGTTTTTCACAATTAGGTCTTTACCTGAAATTGAGCCTTGTGTATACTGAATGGTAGGGATCTAGTTTGCctttatttccatataaattaacAGTTTTCCatgcaccatttgttgaacagtCCATCTTTATTGACCTACAGAAAACTACTTATTTCATATATGTAAGATTACAATATCTGCATGGATCTAATTCTAGgatctctattttgttccattggtctatttgtctttttgctctaatAATACCTggtcttaattactgtagttttatattttatagtgaGCTGTGATATTTGGTAGGATGAGATCCGGCACCTCATGTGTATAGTATGCCATCTTTTTTGTTAAAGGGAGGGGAGATAAGATATATTCCTCATTGCTTGTATATACATAAACAAATACTGGAAGGATATATTcgaaaataataatatctaccctgcatgtgtgtgtgtgtgtttaggaaaTGGGAACTGGGCTGATAAGTGACCAGGATAGAACAGAGACTTCATTGTATACTTTTtcaagtttcttaaaaatttgaactgggaatatataccctgttaaatttttatctaattaaaattacattagaaggtagaaaataataaaacacagacCTAGTTCTTTTTAACAATAATACCAAGTTCTcaaataatagtttttaattcGATAGGTTATTTTAAATCCATGCTTTAAATCatgttgaatatatattttaaacatttatgtgagggccgaccccatggcgcactcgggagagtgcaatgctggcgctcccgccgcaggttcggatcctatataggaatggctggtgtgctcactggctgagcgcggtgcggtgacaccaagccaagggttgcgatccccttaccggtaacaaaaaaaaaaaaaaaaaaaaaaaaaaatttatgtgaaatctaaaaggggttatttattaaaaacagtaaataaatagccaaaaactgacctattagaaaacaaaacagaaactatGGGATGgcaaagaattttaatttaaaaaaaaacaacagataaaTCAGAAGTTATAACATGAATGATAATGAGATCTTTAAATATATGCTCAAATGTATATGAGAGTGTACTTTTCAGTAACTTAAAActttaatcaaaattatttttgtagaaCCTGAAAATATTAATTGAGAATGAGAACATTGAGTATGTACTGAGAGGAAAAAGGGAGAGTAAAACCACTGCCCACtgtggttttaaaacatttaaatcattCTTGCCACCATCTTCTCATTTCAATCATTCAAAAAGCTGAAAGTAAGGTGAATTCTGTGTTGTTTCACTTCTTCAGAGTGATTAGAAAAATGCTGttataaattttaagaaacaaattacTGTATTACAGACACATTTCTAAAAGgaggaaaggcaaggaaataagACAGTATTTGTCTTATCAAGataacacatttctttcttttttttttttttaaagatgaccggtaaggggatcttaacccttgacttggtgttgtcagcaccacactctcccaagtgagctaaccagccatccctatata encodes the following:
- the ZBTB9 gene encoding zinc finger and BTB domain-containing protein 9 encodes the protein MDTTTPLPPVPPSPICNPAPRTIQIEFPQHSSSLLESLNRHRLEGKFCDVSLLVQGRELRAHKAVLAAASPYFHDKLLLGDAPRLTLPSVIEADAFEGLLQLIYSGRLRLPLDALPAHLLVASGLQMWQVVDQCSEILRELETSGGGISVRGVNSYHALLSTTSSPGGWCIRSSPFQTAVQSSVSTESPASTESPGGGEGSELGEVLQIQVEEEEEEEEEEEEEDEDQGSAALSQTPQPQRVSGGFPRPHGSHPLPISATPRRLPEGESVPLELPAPSTTLPPKIFYIKQEPVEPKEDISGGGTQSGGAKEETKVFPEGDTEGNGELGFLLPSGAGATSGGGGPSWKPVDLHGNEILSGIGGPGGAGQAVHGPVKLGGTPPADGKRFGCLCGKRFAVKPKRDRHIMLTFSLRPFGCGICNKRFKLKHHLTEHMKTHAGALHACPHCGRRFRVHACFLRHRDLCKGQGWATAHWTYK